A part of Nostoc sp. C052 genomic DNA contains:
- a CDS encoding DUF5895 domain-containing protein yields the protein MARNQTKPTNSAIEESAASESEPPQQTVQNGANIQKRKSAISKFANPEYNAPISNICICQVINHMEAEKVGLFIKDKYLAAINWQGQEPTHKHTFSSGTPEMGVLLQSPRMHILDISPRYIEQRDDGKIVGVYESPDGYEMYQALGKDAAVLRRFYLLQLVDENNNNLHSVPIVLSIKGVASSKFGEAYKQFQRELEVAFARFTDTTVAEKRAEFHRLGAFQPTFTPSLEPKEAVNQRDKSWVAVVTSYKSPNPDGSDFLEFFSEAKEIDIQTTMQANPEFSHRIGKTSTVVAEHNRLIGAADMPIAALPPSTAGHDYTAYSTEMEQLPY from the coding sequence ATGGCAAGAAATCAAACAAAGCCTACTAATTCTGCTATTGAAGAAAGCGCAGCGTCCGAGTCAGAACCCCCTCAACAAACCGTTCAGAATGGGGCAAACATACAAAAGCGTAAATCAGCTATTTCTAAATTTGCAAATCCTGAGTACAATGCGCCGATTAGCAATATCTGCATCTGCCAAGTCATCAACCACATGGAAGCAGAAAAAGTTGGGTTGTTTATAAAAGATAAGTATTTAGCAGCAATTAACTGGCAAGGACAAGAACCAACACACAAGCACACCTTCTCCAGTGGCACGCCAGAAATGGGAGTGTTGTTGCAATCGCCCAGAATGCACATTCTTGATATTTCTCCCAGATATATTGAACAGCGCGATGACGGCAAAATTGTGGGGGTGTACGAATCACCTGATGGGTACGAAATGTACCAAGCACTTGGCAAAGATGCCGCAGTATTGAGACGATTCTACTTGTTGCAACTTGTCGATGAAAATAATAACAACCTGCACTCAGTACCAATTGTCTTGTCAATCAAAGGCGTTGCATCATCAAAATTTGGCGAGGCTTACAAACAGTTCCAACGCGAACTAGAGGTTGCATTCGCCCGATTTACTGATACAACTGTCGCTGAAAAACGTGCAGAGTTTCATCGCCTTGGTGCATTTCAACCCACCTTCACACCATCCCTTGAACCGAAAGAAGCAGTTAACCAAAGAGATAAATCCTGGGTAGCAGTTGTCACTTCCTACAAATCACCAAACCCCGATGGCAGCGATTTTCTCGAATTCTTCTCAGAGGCCAAAGAAATCGATATCCAAACAACGATGCAGGCAAATCCCGAATTCTCTCACCGCATCGGTAAAACATCAACCGTTGTAGCAGAACATAACCGCCTCATAGGTGCAGCCGATATGCCAATAGCAGCACTTCCTCCTAGTACAGCAGGTCATGATTATACAGCATACAGTACTGAGATGGAACAACTGCCTTACTAA
- the dnaN gene encoding DNA polymerase III subunit beta: MKLTIEQSKLAEILETAYLAISPKPTDPILGNILLIADEDGIISATGTNLNLTIHTTTTANVEISGQVALPAKLLTDTVSNVKGEITLEVENQACIITHNSGKCRLIGGKSDEFPTLPKGENPMEINLSAKKLQAALEGTLYCASSDETKLVLTGVNFKIDTNKWQAASTNSHKLALVTGTLDSEYSDPINFTVPGKSLGELNKILSQSADTSVCNILLSDKTIEFSLPNTKLISRLLEGEYPKINSLIPRSFEYEFTLERKGFESALKRVSYLAERKQKVVKILWELEATQATLYTEATDIGDAVDSVLMKSVTSNSENISIGLNIDYLIEGLKHISTDEIVVRCNKPTQPVIVCPMGGLLNQLYLVMPVEIKQGFGKVNSQSTKAKVSTQSEPSTEEVTEVSTQTEPSPEEVTNVAQATDDSETPQIETPCVVAKDTTKDKSTSRSPRTKKEAATA, from the coding sequence ATGAAACTAACCATTGAACAATCTAAACTCGCAGAAATTCTAGAAACCGCTTATCTCGCAATCAGTCCTAAACCCACTGACCCAATTTTAGGAAATATCTTACTGATTGCAGACGAAGACGGGATAATATCAGCAACAGGTACAAACCTTAACCTCACAATTCATACTACAACCACCGCTAACGTCGAAATTTCAGGTCAGGTAGCACTTCCTGCCAAACTACTAACTGATACTGTTAGTAATGTTAAAGGCGAAATTACCCTAGAAGTAGAAAATCAAGCCTGCATAATTACTCACAATAGCGGCAAGTGCCGACTAATTGGCGGAAAATCTGACGAGTTCCCAACACTTCCCAAGGGAGAAAACCCGATGGAGATAAACTTAAGTGCCAAGAAACTCCAAGCTGCACTTGAAGGGACGCTCTATTGCGCCAGCAGCGACGAAACAAAGTTGGTTTTAACTGGTGTCAACTTCAAAATTGATACCAACAAGTGGCAAGCTGCTAGTACAAATAGTCACAAATTAGCGCTAGTAACAGGAACACTCGATAGCGAATATTCTGACCCAATCAACTTCACTGTTCCAGGTAAGTCACTTGGCGAGTTAAACAAAATTCTCTCTCAAAGCGCCGATACAAGCGTGTGCAATATTCTTCTATCAGATAAAACTATCGAGTTTAGCCTTCCTAATACAAAGCTCATTTCCCGGCTTCTGGAGGGAGAATATCCCAAAATCAATAGCTTGATTCCTCGGTCGTTTGAGTATGAATTTACATTAGAGCGCAAGGGATTTGAGAGCGCGCTGAAGCGGGTAAGTTATCTAGCCGAACGCAAGCAAAAGGTTGTCAAAATCCTCTGGGAATTGGAAGCTACACAGGCAACACTATACACCGAAGCTACTGATATCGGGGATGCAGTTGACTCGGTACTGATGAAATCGGTAACTAGTAATTCAGAAAACATCAGTATTGGATTAAACATCGACTACCTGATCGAAGGATTAAAGCATATCAGTACTGATGAAATCGTGGTGCGGTGCAACAAACCCACGCAACCAGTCATTGTCTGCCCGATGGGAGGGCTGCTCAATCAGTTGTATCTGGTAATGCCTGTAGAAATCAAGCAGGGGTTTGGAAAGGTAAATAGCCAAAGTACAAAGGCAAAAGTCAGCACTCAAAGTGAGCCTAGTACTGAAGAAGTAACAGAAGTTAGCACTCAAACTGAGCCTAGCCCTGAAGAAGTAACAAATGTGGCACAGGCAACAGACGATAGTGAAACTCCTCAAATAGAAACGCCATGCGTGGTAGCGAAAGATACTACCAAAGATAAGTCAACCTCACGATCGCCACGAACGAAAAAAGAAGCGGCGACTGCCTAA